CTGGCGGCGCGCAGCCTCGGTGCGGATGCGTTCGACGTACCGGCCGGGCGCCTCGCCGACCTCGTCGCTGAACACCCGAGTGAAATGACGCGGGCTCATGGCCGCACGTTGAGCCAGTTCGCCGATGCGGTGCGCGCCCCCGGCTCGGCCTCGATGGCCTCCTGCACCCGGCGGATCGAGGTCCGTTTGGCGCGTGGCATCCACACCGGAGCCGCGAACTGGGTCTGCCCACCGGGTCGGCGCAGATACAGGACGAGCCAGCGGGCAACCGTCTGGGCAATCTCGGTGCCGTGGTCGTCTTCGACCAGTGCCAGCGCGAGGTCGATGCCGGCGGTGACTCCAGCCGCGGTCCACACCTTCTGCGAACTGCGCATGAAGATCGGGTCGGCATCGACCCGAACGGCCGGAAATTCGCGGGCGAAATGTTCGGCAAAGGCCCAGTGCGTCGTCGCTCGGTGTCCGTCCCAACAACCCCGCTTCGGCCGCAAGAAACGCGCCCGTGCACACGGTGACGACGCGGCGGGCGGTGCCGGAGACGGCTTTGACCCAGTCGATGAGGGCCGGTTCGGACCGTGCGGCATCGACTCCGGCGCCACCGGGCAGGATCACGGTGTCGACGGGGTCGCCGGGGAATCCCACGATAACCACTCTTCGCGCCATGAATGCCAGTGTTGGCCAGGCGCTGGCCTGGCGTCCACGCCACACACCGCACAGATTAGGACACGCCGGCGGCGCAGCCCTGCCCGAAAGACCGTGCACCGGTCTTGGCAGACTGTGCCCATGGCACAGATAACCCTGCGAGGAAACGCGATCAATACCGTCGGTGAGCTACCTGCTGTCGGATCCCCGGCCCCGGCCTTCACCCTGACCGGGGGCGATCTGGGGGTGATCAGCAGCGACCAGTTCCGGGGTAAGTCCGTGTTGCTGAACATCTTTCCATCCGTGGACACACCGGTGTGCGCGACGAGTGTGCGAACCTTCGACGAGCGTGCGGCGGCAAGTGGCGCTACCGTGCTGTGTGTCTCGAAGGATCTGCCGTTCGCCCAGAAGCGCTTCTGCGGCGCCGAGGGCACCGAAAACGTCATGCCCGCGTCGGCATTCCGGGACAGCTTCGGCGAGGATTACGGCGTGACCATCGCCGACGGGCCGATGGCCGGGCTGCTCGCCCGCGCAATCGTGGTGATCGGCGCGGACGGCAACGTCGCCTACACGGAATTGGTGCCGGAAATCGCGCAAGAACCCAACTACGAAGCGGCGCTGGCCGCGCTGGGCGCCTAGGCTTTCACAAGCCCCGCGCGTTCGGCGAGCAGCGCACGATTTCGAGCGCTGCTCCCGAAAAGCGCCTCGGTGGTCTTGGCCCGGCGGTAATACAGGTGCAGGTCGTGCTCCCACGTGAAGGCGATGGCACCGTGGATCTGAAGAGCGGAGCCGGCGCATAACACAAAGGTTTCCGCGGTCTGCGCCTTCGCCAGCGGCGCGACCGTCTGGAGTTCGTCACCGTTGGCCGCGCTCATCGCGGCGAACATCACCGTCGCCCGGGTGGCGTCGATCTCGATCATCATGTCGGCGCAGGCGTGCTTGACCGCCTGGAAGGAACCGATCGGTCGATCGAATTGCGTTCGCCGCCCGGCGTATTGCACCGCCAGGTCGAGGCAGGCCTCGGCGCCGCCCAGCATCTCGGCGGCCAACAGCACCCGGGCCACGTCGAGCACCCGCTCCATATCGTCGGGCGTCCCGGCGGTCAGCGGCTCGGCGGGGGACCCCGCCAGCCGGAGCGTGGCGACCGGACGGGTGATGTCAAACGAGGGCAACGGTGTGACGGTCACCCCGGGGGCGTCGGCGGCCACGACGTGCAGAACGATCGACCCGTCGGCCACCGCGGGCACCACGAACAGGTCTGCGACGTGACCGTGCAGCACCGGGGTGCACTCGCCGGTGAGTGCGGGCCGACCGTCGCGCCGAACGGCCCGAACGGTGGTAGCCGACGCGACGTCGTGGCCACTGACGGCGATCGTTCCGATCCGCGCGCCGGTAAGCAGACCGGCGAGCAGGCGCTTGCGCTGCTCGTCGTCGCCCATGCGCAGAATCGCTTCGATCGCAAACACCGTGGCCGCAAAGGGAATTGGGGTGAGCGCCCGGCCGAGTTCGGCAAACGCGATCGCGGTCTCGACTAAGGTGGCACCCAATCCGCCGTGCTCCGGCGGGACGTGCAGCGCGGGTAATTCGAGCTCGGTGCAAAGCCGTTGCCACAGCCTGCGGTCGGATCCGTCCGCGGCAGCCATCTCCCGCACGGGCGCGCCCCGGCCAAGGAAGCCGCGCAGCGAGGCGCGGAAATCGTCTTGTTCGGTGCTGTATCGGAAGTCCACGTCAGCAGAGCACTTCGGGCCGCGGCTCCTTGGGGAGGCCGAGCAGCCGCTCGCCGATCACGTTGCGCTGGATCTGCGAGCTGCCGGCATAGATCGTCGCGGCCCGTGCGTAGAGCAGCTCATCCATCCAGCAGGCCGGGGAGTTTGGCGTACCCGCCTCCGGGACCAGCCGCGCACCGCCGTTGCCGGGCCCCCGCGGGCCCAGCGCCTCGAGCCCCAGGATTTCGACGGCGAGATCGGTGTACCGGCGGAAATATTCGCTCCAGATGACCTTCGTGATCGCGGCTTCCGCGCCGGGCGGCCGTCCGGTCAGGGCCAGGGTGAGGTCACGGTAGCCCCGATACCGCATGATCTGAACCCGGGCATAGCACCACGCCAAGCCGTCTCGTACCCGTGGATCGGTGTGTAATCCGCGGTCACGGGCCAGCTCGCACAGCCGCTGCAGGTCCCGCTCAAAATCGATGGCGGCGGTGGCGATGTGCGATCCGCGTTCGAAGCCGAGCAGCGTCATGGCGGTCGACCAGCCGTCGCCGACCCGGCCGACGACATTGCCGGCGCTGGTGCGGGCATCGGTCAGGAAGACCTCGCTGAACGAGGAGTGCCCGGCCGCGTTGACGATCGGCCGGACCACGACGCCGGGCTGGTCCATGGGCACCAGCAGAAACGACAGGCCCCGGTGTTTCGCAGCGCTGGGATCGGTCCGCGCCAGCAGGAAGATCCAGTTTGCGGTGGTGCCGGCCGACGTCCAGATTTTGTGGCCGTTGATCACCCATTCGTCACCGTCGAGCACCCCCCTGGTGCGCACCGAGGCCAGGTCGGAGCCGGCCTCCGGCTCGGAGAAGCCCTGGCACCACCGATGCTCGCCGCTGAGGATGCGCGGCAGGAAATGCCGCTTCTGCGCCTCGGAACCCAGGGCGATCAGGGTGTTGCCCAGCAGGTCGATTCCGAGCAGGTCGTTTTCCGCGCGTTCGGGCGCGCCGGCGCGGGCGAATTCCTCGGCGAGCACCACTTGTTCCATCGGGGACAGGCCACCACCCCCGTATTCCGTCGGCCAGGACACCGCGACCAGGCCAGCGCCGGCCAGGGCCCGCCGCCAGTGCCGGGCGAACTCTTCCCGCTCGTGGGGCGGCAGCGCCCCGGGTCCGGGCCACCCGGGCGGCAGGTGCTCGGCCACAAACTCCCGGATCCGGTCGCGGAACGCTTCCGCTTCGGGTGGGTAGCTGACGTCCACTGCGCGCCCCGGCCTCAGGGCCGCTGCTTGATCGCGGGCCGGATCTGCGGTGCGGCGCGCCAGTCCTCCAGGCCGTACTCGACCGTTCCGTAGGACAGCTTGCCGCCGGTGACTTCGCCCCAGTGCGCGTGATTGAGCTGGTGGATCTTGAAGCAACCGTCCAGCGCGGCGGAAAACCCCATGGCATCGACGGTTTGGTTCACCGATTCCTTGATCAGCAGTGCCGCCATCGTCGGCACCTTCGCGATCCGACGCGCGAATTCGATTGTGCTGGTCGCGAGTTCGTCAGCGGGAAACACCTTGCTGACCATCCCCAGCGCGTGGGCCTCGTCGGCGCCTATGCAGTCGCCGGTGAGCAGCAGTTCCTTGGTCTTGCGCGGCCCGAACTCCCACGGATGTCCGAAGTACTCGACCCCGCACATGCCCAGCCGGGTGCCGACCACATCGGCGAACACGGTGTCCTCGCTGGCGACGATCAGATCGCAGCACCAGGCCAGCATCAACCCCGCCGACAGCACGGCCCCGTGCACCTGGGCGATGGTGATCTTGCGCAGGTTGCGCCACCGCTTGGTGTTTTCGAAGTAGTAGTGCCACTCCTGGCGGTTGCGTGACTCGACCCCGCCGAAGGTCGCCCCGTTGCACCGGTAGCTGGGGTGCTGGTCCGGCCCGGGCGAGCGTTCCCGGATATCGTCAGCGGATCCGAGGTCGTGACCGGCGGAGAAGGCGGGGCCGGCGGCCCGCAGGATCACCACCCGGACGGTGTCGTCCGCCTCGGCAAGTTCGAAGGCGGCGCCCAGCTCGACCAGCATGCCGCGGGTCTGGGCGTTGCGTTGTTTCGGGCGGTCCAGGGTGATCGCGGCGATGCGCCCATCGTCGATGGTTTCGTAGCGGATGTATTCGAACTCCCGGGGCCGTCGGGAGCGTTCCCCGTCCGACCGGCGATCGACCGGACCGACCCTGCCGACGAACATGTCCGCTCCTTACTGGACGTGAACGGCTGACCTGTGCGAGGTTACCCGTCCCTTAGCCAACATGTCCATAGCCAATACGCACATGAGAGTGATCGATATAGACAAATTCCCATGCAAAGAAGCACTTGTGTACAACGAAGTATCTTGGTAGTACTGTGATATACGCAAAGGGCGCCACCGCAGCGCGCCGGGCATCCGACCGGTACAACCAGGAAGGGTTGACGATGGAGATCGGAATATTCCTCATGCCGGCCCATCCACCGGAGCGCACCCTCTACGACGCCACCCGGTGGGATCTGGACGTCATCGAGCTGGCCGATCAACTCGGCTACGTGGAGGCCTGGGTCGGCGAACACTTCACCGTGCCGTGGGAGCCGATCTGCGCCCCCGATCTGCTGTTGGCGCAGGCGCTGCTGCGCACCCAACAGATCAAGCTCGCCCCGGGTGCGCACTTGTTGCCCTACCATCATCCGGTCGAGTTGGCCCACCGGGTGGCCTATTTCGACCACCTCGCCCAGGGTCGGTTCATGCTCGGCGTGGGCGCCAGCGGCATCCCGGGTGACTGGGCGCTGTATGACGTGGACGGCAAGAACGGCGAGCATCGCGAAATGACCCGGGAAGCGCTGGAGATCATGCTGCGCATCTGGACCGAGGACGAGCCCTGGGAGCATCGCGGAAAGTACTGGAACGCCAACGGAATCGCGCCGATGTTCGAGGGTCTGATGAGGCGCCACATCAAGCCGTACCAGAAGCCCCACCCGCCCATCGGCGTCACCGGGTTCAGCGCCGGCTCGGAGACCCTCAAGCTCGCCGGCGAACGGGGTTACATCCCCATGAGTCTGGACCTCAACACCGAATACGTCGCCACCCACTGGGACGCGGTGGAGGAAGGCGCGCTGCGCAGCGGGCGAACCCCGGATCGCCGCGATTGGCGGCTGGTGCGGGAGGTGCTGGTGGCCGAGACCGATGAGCAGGCGTTCCGGTATGCCGTGGACGGCACGATGGGACGCGCCATGCGTGAGTATGTGCTGCCGACGTTTCGGATGTTCGGCATGACCAAGTTCTACAAACACAATCCGTCGGTGCCCGACGACGAGGTGACACCGGAGTATCTCGCCGAGAACACCTTCGTGGTCGGCTCGGTGCAGACCGTGGTCGACAAGCTCGAGGCCACCTACGACCAGGTCGGCGGGTTCGGCCACCTGCTGATCCTCGGGTTCGACTACAGCGATAACCCGGGCCCGTGGAAGGAGTCGTTGCGGCTGCTGGCCCACGAGGTCATGCCCAGACTCAACGCCCGCCTCGCCACCAAGCCCGCCACCGCGGTGGTGTAGCCATGGCGGTTCGTCAGGTCACCGTCGGCTATTCGGACGGCACGCACAAGACGATGCCGGTGCGGTGCGACCAGACGGTCCTGGATGCCGCCGAGGAACACGGCGTGGCCATCGTCAACGAATGCCAAAGCGGGATATGTGGCACCTGCGTGGCCACCTGCACCGCCGGCCGCTACCAGATGGGACGCACCGAGGGACTGTCCGATGTCGAGCGGGCGGCGCGAAAGATCCTCACCTGCCAGACGTTTGTTACCTCCGATTGCCGGATCGAGCTGCAGTATCCGGTCGACGACAACGCCGCCCTGCTGGTCACCGGTGACGGTGTGGTGACCGCGGTCGAGTTGGTGTCGCCCAGCACCGCCATCCTGCGGGTGGACACCTCTGGCATGGCCGGCGCGCTGAGATACCGGGCCGGCCAGTTCGCCCAATTGCAGGTTCCCG
Above is a window of Mycobacterium tuberculosis H37Rv DNA encoding:
- a CDS encoding transcriptional regulator — its product is MVIVGFPGDPVDTVILPGGAGVDAARSEPALIDWVKAVSGTARRVVTVCTGAFLAAEAGLLGRTPSDDALGLCRTFRPRISGRSGRCRPDLHAQFAEGVDRGWSHRRHRPRAGTGRRRPRHRDCPDGCPLARPVSAPTRWADPVRGSGVDATRQTDLDPPGAGGHRGRAGGAHRIGELAQRAAMSPRHFTRVFSDEVGEAPGRYVERIRTEAARRQLEETHDTVVAIAARCGFGTAETMRRSFIRRVGISPDQYRKAFA
- the tpx gene encoding 2-Cys peroxiredoxin — translated: MAQITLRGNAINTVGELPAVGSPAPAFTLTGGDLGVISSDQFRGKSVLLNIFPSVDTPVCATSVRTFDERAAASGATVLCVSKDLPFAQKRFCGAEGTENVMPASAFRDSFGEDYGVTIADGPMAGLLARAIVVIGADGNVAYTELVPEIAQEPNYEAALAALGA
- the fadE18 gene encoding acyl-CoA dehydrogenase FadE18, whose protein sequence is MDFRYSTEQDDFRASLRGFLGRGAPVREMAAADGSDRRLWQRLCTELELPALHVPPEHGGLGATLVETAIAFAELGRALTPIPFAATVFAIEAILRMGDDEQRKRLLAGLLTGARIGTIAVSGHDVASATTVRAVRRDGRPALTGECTPVLHGHVADLFVVPAVADGSIVLHVVAADAPGVTVTPLPSFDITRPVATLRLAGSPAEPLTAGTPDDMERVLDVARVLLAAEMLGGAEACLDLAVQYAGRRTQFDRPIGSFQAVKHACADMMIEIDATRATVMFAAMSAANGDELQTVAPLAKAQTAETFVLCAGSALQIHGAIAFTWEHDLHLYYRRAKTTEALFGSSARNRALLAERAGLVKA
- the fadE17 gene encoding acyl-CoA dehydrogenase FadE17, with the protein product MDVSYPPEAEAFRDRIREFVAEHLPPGWPGPGALPPHEREEFARHWRRALAGAGLVAVSWPTEYGGGGLSPMEQVVLAEEFARAGAPERAENDLLGIDLLGNTLIALGSEAQKRHFLPRILSGEHRWCQGFSEPEAGSDLASVRTRGVLDGDEWVINGHKIWTSAGTTANWIFLLARTDPSAAKHRGLSFLLVPMDQPGVVVRPIVNAAGHSSFSEVFLTDARTSAGNVVGRVGDGWSTAMTLLGFERGSHIATAAIDFERDLQRLCELARDRGLHTDPRVRDGLAWCYARVQIMRYRGYRDLTLALTGRPPGAEAAITKVIWSEYFRRYTDLAVEILGLEALGPRGPGNGGARLVPEAGTPNSPACWMDELLYARAATIYAGSSQIQRNVIGERLLGLPKEPRPEVLC
- the echA13 gene encoding enoyl-CoA hydratase EchA13 (enoyl hydrase (unsaturated acyl-CoA hydratase) (crotonase)), with the translated sequence MFVGRVGPVDRRSDGERSRRPREFEYIRYETIDDGRIAAITLDRPKQRNAQTRGMLVELGAAFELAEADDTVRVVILRAAGPAFSAGHDLGSADDIRERSPGPDQHPSYRCNGATFGGVESRNRQEWHYYFENTKRWRNLRKITIAQVHGAVLSAGLMLAWCCDLIVASEDTVFADVVGTRLGMCGVEYFGHPWEFGPRKTKELLLTGDCIGADEAHALGMVSKVFPADELATSTIEFARRIAKVPTMAALLIKESVNQTVDAMGFSAALDGCFKIHQLNHAHWGEVTGGKLSYGTVEYGLEDWRAAPQIRPAIKQRP
- a CDS encoding monooxygenase — its product is MEIGIFLMPAHPPERTLYDATRWDLDVIELADQLGYVEAWVGEHFTVPWEPICAPDLLLAQALLRTQQIKLAPGAHLLPYHHPVELAHRVAYFDHLAQGRFMLGVGASGIPGDWALYDVDGKNGEHREMTREALEIMLRIWTEDEPWEHRGKYWNANGIAPMFEGLMRRHIKPYQKPHPPIGVTGFSAGSETLKLAGERGYIPMSLDLNTEYVATHWDAVEEGALRSGRTPDRRDWRLVREVLVAETDEQAFRYAVDGTMGRAMREYVLPTFRMFGMTKFYKHNPSVPDDEVTPEYLAENTFVVGSVQTVVDKLEATYDQVGGFGHLLILGFDYSDNPGPWKESLRLLAHEVMPRLNARLATKPATAVV